A stretch of Ipomoea triloba cultivar NCNSP0323 chromosome 13, ASM357664v1 DNA encodes these proteins:
- the LOC116002348 gene encoding probable disease resistance RPP8-like protein 4, whose protein sequence is MACVALASLIATIKLEFLQPFPRVPLLLHQEPIIHSFLGMISSLQAFLKESRGAAAIKELEIQIRDFALKAEDNIEIQLSNFVLAKDKEDEEKASQQLHQALQEAAENASELLNIIDNIRNEADDDEENEIQPSIHWLKRSYSEFENDKFDGSSQWFPELVGGIMVGRERDREKIINNLIPNSHYNNIFPPGYSYFPPSLNKINLVFIVGMMGIGKTTLAKSVYGDPKVRRLF, encoded by the exons ATGGCTTGTGTTGCTTTAGCTTCTCTGATTGCAACAATCAAGCTTGAGTTTCTACAACCCTTCCCAAGAGtccctcttcttcttcatcaagaACCAATAATCCATTCTTTCTTGGGAATGATTTCTTCTTTGCAAGCCTTTCTGAAGGAATCCAGGGGTGCTGCTGCAATCAAGGAATTGGAAATCCAAATCAGAGACTTTGCACTCAAAGCCGAAGACAACATCGAAATTCAACTAAGCAACTTTGTGTTGGCCAAAGACAAAGAGGATGAGGAAAAAGCTTCCCAGCAA CTCCATCAAGCCTTGCAAGAAGCAGCAGAAAACGCATCAGAGTTGTTGAATATTATCGACAACATAAGAAATGAAGcggatgatgatgaggagaaTGAAATTCAACCATCAATTCATTGGCTAAAGCGTTCTTATTCGGAGTTTGAGAATGATAAATTTGATGGATCCTCACAGTGGTTTCCAGAGCTTGTGGGCGGAATAATGGTCGGTCGTGAGCGTGATCGTGAAAAGATAATCAACAATCTCATCCCAAACTCTCATTATAATAATATCTTCCCACCGGGCTACTCCTACTTCCCACCCTCTCTTAATAAGATAAATTTGGTGTTCATCGTTGGGATGATGGGCATTGGAAAGACTACTTTAGCTAAAAGTGTGTATGGAGATCCAAAAGTTAGAAGATTATTTTGA
- the LOC116002349 gene encoding putative late blight resistance protein homolog R1A-10 — protein MMQECLIDRRYLIVLDDIWSTQHWDDIKYVFHRYVEGSRILLTTRFNEVADYACTLKGNHHVMSLLDPNESWELFCNIFPLERYRAPRFESFRSHLSNVLEKCEGLPQVIVTAAKRLSECKNNIQHELKKMEKEIELLGILDYSALALIYNQLPEYLKVCFLYLGIFPKRSEIQVKTLLRLWVAEGFVKPSRNKELEKIAYFYLKDLIDRSLVLLLFAEVTVNHNLEFLLSILPSTIWESPQLRHIELGALYTVDPPSVVKKNLQTLSWVGPTHCRKGVSVGCIVTFPERCAFPSQLKKLSLSGTNLFGRDLTVIGSLKRLEVLKMENAFHEEVWRVYEGGFYGLKYLVLKDKKLKRLEAYTDAFPCLEYLVLRCCHYLEEIPSSFGEIFCLKSIELDRCSRPSIVTSAKDIQEKLNKNFGEAK, from the exons ATGATGCAGGAATGCTTGATAGACAGAAGGTATCTAATTGTTTTAGATGACATTTGGAGCACTCAGCATTGGGATGATATCAAATATGTTTTTCATCGTTATGTGGAAGGAAGTCGCATATTGTTGACCACTCGGTTCAATGAAGTGGCTGATTATGCTTGCACACTCAAAGGTAATCATCATGTTATGAGTTTACTAGATCCAAATGAAAGTTGGGAACTATTCTGTAATATCTTTCCGCTTGAAAGGTATAGGGCACCAAGATTTGAAAGCTTTAGGAGTCATCTGTCCAATGTTTTGGAGAAATGTGAAGGATTGCCACAGGTAATTGTTACAGCCGCTAAGCGTTTATCTGAATGCAAAAACAACATACAACATGAAttgaaaaaaatggaaaaagaaatagAGTTGTTGGGAATTCTAGATTATAGTGCACTCGCACTCATTTACAATCAATTGCCAGAATATTTGAAAGTTTGCTTTTTATATCTTGGAATCTTTCCAAAGCGTAGTGAAATCCAAGTCAAAACGCTTCTTAGGTTATGGGTTGCAGAAGGATTTGTGAAGCCATCAAGGAATAAGGAGTTAGAAAAGATTGCTTATTTCTACTTAAAGGACCTCATTGATAGAAGTCTTGT ACTCTTGTTGTTTGCGGAAGTGACAGTGAATCACAACTTGGAGTTCCTACTCTCCATTTTGCCATCAACAATTTGGGAGTCACCACAGTTAAGGCATATTGAACTTGGTGCTTTGTATACTGTTGATCCTCCCAGTGTGGTAAAGAAGAATTTGCAAACATTATCTTGGGTAGGTCCAACTCATTGCAGAAAGGGAGT TTCTGTTGGCTGCATTGTAACATTTCCTGAACGGTGTGCGTTTCCTTCACAACTGAAGAAATTGAGTTTGAGTGGGACTAATCTTTTTGGGCGGGATTTAACTGTAATTGGCTCATTGAAACGTCTTGAGGTGCTCAAGATGGAAAATGCTTTCCATGAAGAAGTGTGGAGAGTATATGAAGGAGGATTTTATGGATTAAAGTATTTGGTCCTTAAAGATAAAAAACTCAAGAGGTTGGAGGCTTACACAGATGCTTTCCCATGTCTTGAGTACCTAGTTCTAAGATGTTGTCATTATTTGGAAGAGATTCCAAGcagttttggagaaattttCTGCTTGAAGTCAATTGAATTGGATAGGTGCAGCCGCCCTTCCATTGTCACTTCTGCCAAGGATATTCAAGAGAagctaaataaaaattttggagaagctaaataa
- the LOC116001954 gene encoding putative late blight resistance protein homolog R1A-10 yields MAYVALTCLKTTIELHFLQPIPRVCFRDDDQTPPIKSFYENLSSLQAFLENKSSAGGAAIKYFETILRDFALKVEDEMEIQVSNFVVAKAKDDDAVHQKAAFQQLCQILQQALEKTRDVVEILNSLKRQNDDLTYLKTIIDHHMKPIQSDARRVVYDQIQTLFKSLFESLSSWGPKIGDLVEDEIKIHLSSFVLFKDTVHEEEASLELCLTLQQAEEKRVELVEITNKEKERQKTCECCDDLTNLLSRLMDDDDLRSSWRVSDDVRSLRKTLFDLRKFIQKSKFGGSGAEIQIRHFVLKAKEDIEKQFRNFCVAKKKTFVCPKRASKQLFQTLHQLTENAAQLLSTMHNTRSNEAAADDTQSVCYPKLEEGTIMVGRQNDVIKIKKRLFSRFNDDMKVIPIIGMPGIGKTTLARKIFEDQSVALNFQVRGWVTVTQNYDEAKMLRDFLQSISPNHEIKEEASHWDVYECLDGKRNLIVLDDLWSTQHWDALKLIFGSSSGKGSCILLTSRFYGVAEYACAMKGTLDTYHVMSFLDLNESWDLFCTIFPDLQRFEKFRNDLFHVVEICEGLPLSIVVVAKRLSECKNNIQHELKKIEKEIELLGILDYCALILMYNRLPEHLKCCFLYLGVFPKRTEIHVKVLIRLWIAEGFVKRPSENIELERIAGGFVKPSKNMELERIAYSYLKDLIATSLVLVTELTLDGKFKTCRVHSVMHNICFREAQKEGILCAVNTQQLPRWSLNAFANSCRWLSLCKHRFDYYVLFSSNNPRSIFFFQENTEIFVSLKLLRVLAFVQSSFLQRLPMQQLGDLIFLRYLSVTQWFEGLSDVVSSNVNLQTLVVSCSDSESQVGAPILHLPSTIWESRQLRHLELGTCYTVNPPSMAKENLQTLSWVGPTHCRKKVYSSFPNMKKLKIFCKEELEPSHIGGSSSKHIVLDKLDYLVGLKSLTISVCIGSFVTLPEICMFPSRLKKLRLSGTRVSGWDLKVIGRLKCLKVLKLENVFHQQVWRVGEGEFNELKFLLLEDKILKRLEAVKYSFPLLERISLRLCNCLEEIPSCLGEIYRLKSIDLDRCCLPSIITSARDIQEKLKKNFGKENFEIKIQGQGLEYIEESGEDVEEETECDESAQQG; encoded by the exons ATGGCTTATGTTGCTTTAACTTGTCTAAAGACAACAATTGAGCTTCACTTTCTTCAACCCATCCCAAGAGTTTGTTTTCGTGATGATGATCAAACACCACCCATCAAATCTTTCTATGAAAACCTTTCTTCTTTGCAGGCCTTTCTGGAAAACAAATCCAGTGCCGGTGGTGCTGCAATCAAATATTTTGAAACCATATTAAGAGACTTTGCACTCAAAGTTGAAGATGAGATGGAAATCCAAGTAAGCAACTTTGTTGTGGCTAAGGCCAAAGACGACGACGCAGTTCATCAAAAAGCAGCTTTCCAGCAACTCTGTCAAATCTTGCAACAAGCACTAGAAAAGACTAGAGATGTGGTGGAGATTCTCAACAGCCTAAAGAGACAGAATGATGATTTAACTTATCTCAAGACAATAATAGATCATCATATGAAGCCTATACAATCCGACGCTAGGAGGGTGGTTTATGATCAAATTCAAACCCTTTTCAAATCTCTCTTTGAAAGTCTTTCTTCTTGGGGACCCAAAATAGGAGATTTAGTTGAAGATGAGATCAAGATACACTTGAGCAGTTTTGTTCTGTTCAAAGACACAGTGCACGAAGAAGAAGCATCCCTGGAACTGTGTCTAACCTTGCAACAAGCAGAAGAAAAGAGGGTTGAGCTGGTGGAGATCACCAACAAAGAAAAGGAGAGACAGAAGACTTGTGAATGTTGTGATGATTTAACTAATCTCTTGAGCAGATTaatggatgatgatgatcttAGATCGTCTTGGAGGGTGTCTGACGACGTAAGATCTCTCCGAAAAACGCTCTTTGATTTGCGAAAGTTTATACAGAAATCCAAGTTTGGTGGATCCGGAGCTGAAATCCAAATCAGACACTTTGTACTCAAAGCTAAAGAAGACATCGAAAAACAATTTAGAAACTTTTGTgtggccaaaaaaaaaacttttgtgtGCCCAAAACGAGCTTCAAAACAACTCTTTCAAACCTTGCATCAACTAACAGAAAACGCAGCACAGCTGTTGAGCACTATGCACAACACAAGAAGCAATGAAGCTGCTGCTGATGATACTCAGTCTGTGTGCTATCCAAAGCTTGAGGAGGGCACAATAATGGTGGGTCGTCAAAATGACGTTATTAAGATCAAGAAACGACTCTTCAGTCGCTTTAATGATGATATGAAAGTAATCCCAATTATTGGGATGCCAGGCATAGGAAAGACCACTTTAGCAAGAAAAATCTTTGAAGATCAATCAGTTGCATTGAATTTTCAGGTACGAGGATGGGTTACAGTGACTCAAAATTACGATGAGGCCAAAATGCTACGCGACTTTCTACAGTCAATTTCACCAAATCATGAAATTAAAGAGGAAGCCTCTCATTGGGACGTTTATGAATGCTTGGATGGAAAGCGGAATCTAATTGTTTTGGATGACTTATGGAGCACTCAGCATTGGGAtgcattaaaattaatatttggcAGTAGTTCTGGGAAAGGAAGTTGCATATTGCTGACCTCCAGATTCTATGGAGTGGCTGAGTATGCTTGCGCAATGAAAGGTACATTAGATACATATCATGTTATGAGTTTTCTAGATCTGAATGAAAGTTGGGATCTATTCTGTACTATCTTTCCTGATCTTCAAAGGTTTGAAAAATTCAGGAATGACTTGTTCCATGTTGTGGAAATATGTGAAGGATTGCCACTGTCAATTGTTGTAGTTGCGAAGCGCTTATCTGAATGCAAAAACAACATACAACATGAATTGAAAAAGATTGAAAAGGAAATAGAATTGTTGGGAATTCTAGATTATTGTGCACTCATTCTCATGTACAATCGGCTGCCAGAACATTTGAAATGTTGTTTTCTATATCTTGGAGTCTTTCCAAAGCGCACTGAGATCCATGTTAAAGTACTTATTAGGTTATGGATTGCTGAAGGATTTGTGAAGCGGCCATCGGAGAATATAGAGTTAGAAAGGATTGCTGGAGGATTTGTGAAGCCATCAAAGAATATGGAGTTAGAAAGGATTGCTTATAGTTACTTAAAGGACCTCATTGCTACAAGCCTTGTGTTAGTAACCGAACTGACTCTTGATGGAAAATTTAAGACTTGTAGGGTGCACAGTGTCATGCATAACATCTGTTTCAGAGAGGCTCAAAAAGAGGGAATTTTATGTGCAGTAAATACTCAGCAACTCCCAAGGTGGTCATTAAATGCATTTGCAAATTCGTGCCGTTGGTTAAGTTTATGCAAACATAGGTTTGACTATTATGTGTTGTTTAGTTCAAACAACCCTCgctccattttcttctttcaagaAAACACTGAAATTTTTGTATCCTTGAAGTTGTTAAGAGTTTTAGCATTTGTTCAATCTTCATTCCTTCAAAGACTGCCAATGCAACAATTAGGGgatttgatatttttaagatATTTATCGGTAACACAATGGTTTGAAGGTCTCAGTGATGTTGTGTCAAGTAATGTGAATTTGCAGACACTTGTTGTTTCCTGTAGTGACAGTGAATCACAAGTTGGAGCACCTATTCTCCATTTGCCATCAACAATTTGGGAGTCACGACAGTTAAGGCATCTTGAACTTGGCACTTGCTATACTGTCAATCCTCCAAGCATGGCTAAAGAGAATTTGCAAACATTGTCTTGGGTTGGTCCAACTCATTGCAGAAAGAAAGTGTATTCGAGTTTTCCAAACATGAAAAAACTGAAAATATTCTGTAAAGAAGAGTTAGAGCCCAGTCACATAGGTGGATCTTCCAGCAAACATATTGTTTTGGATAAATTGGACTATCTAGTTGGGCTTAAGAGTTTAACAATTTCAGTTTGTATTGGCAGTTTTGTAACCCTTCCAGAAATATGTATGTTTCCTTCACGTCTGAAGAAGCTGAGATTGAGTGGGACTCGTGTTTCTGGGTGGGATTTAAAGGTAATTGGGAGGTTGAAATGTCTTAAGGTGCTGAAGCTGGAAAATGTGTTCCATCAACAAGTGTGGAGAGTAGGTGAAGGAGAATTTAATGAATTAAAGTTCTTGCTGCTTGAAGATAAAATACTGAAGCGGTTGGAGGCTGTCAAATATTCTTTCCCCCTTCTTGAACGCATAAGTCTAAGATTGTGTAATTGTTTGGAAGAGATTCCAAGCTGTTTGGGAGAAATTTACCGCTTGAAGTCAATAGATTTGGATAGGTGTTGCCTCCCTTCCATAATCACTTCTGCCAGGGATATTCAAGAGAAGCTAAagaagaattttggaaaagaaaattttgag ATCAAAATCCAAGGGCAGGGGCTTGAATATATAGAAGAGTCTGGAGAAGATGTTGAG GAGGAGACTGAATGTGATGAATCAGCTCAGCAGGGCTAA